A window of the Synechococcus sp. LTW-R genome harbors these coding sequences:
- a CDS encoding circadian clock protein KaiA: MTQPALTIASLLSDPRLVKGATSWLKGERYRLEDLGALSDPIAELLQRRDAFDVVLLQQGVTAAEALEGLRQHGVLLPAVVVGEVSGRVDYHDAEVHLPQDQLEQIVYSLDAAVSRFLRKGLSPGQESTGESTSTPQPWRLPNRLQGRLGYLGVFYKRDPSLFLRNLPQEDHEELRQSLQRGYRDVLISYFKDPAAANQAIESFVHSAFFCDLPVNSVVEIHVDLMDSFWKQLRLEGHKNDFLQDYRLALLDVMAHLCEMYRRSIPPDTPLAEPPPGEVSA, encoded by the coding sequence ATGACCCAGCCGGCGCTCACCATTGCTTCGCTGTTGTCGGACCCGCGTTTGGTCAAGGGCGCCACCAGCTGGCTGAAGGGCGAGCGCTATCGCCTGGAGGATCTGGGCGCCCTCTCCGATCCCATCGCCGAATTGCTCCAGCGGCGGGATGCTTTCGATGTGGTGCTGCTGCAGCAGGGCGTGACCGCCGCAGAAGCCCTCGAGGGTTTGCGTCAACACGGGGTCCTGTTGCCGGCGGTCGTCGTCGGAGAAGTCAGCGGTCGCGTCGACTATCACGACGCTGAGGTGCATCTGCCCCAGGACCAACTCGAGCAAATCGTCTACAGCCTGGATGCGGCGGTCTCCCGCTTCCTGCGTAAGGGACTGTCCCCTGGGCAGGAGTCCACCGGTGAGTCCACCTCGACCCCACAGCCGTGGCGGCTCCCCAATCGGCTCCAGGGTCGTCTGGGGTATCTGGGCGTCTTCTACAAGCGCGACCCCTCTCTGTTTTTGCGCAATCTCCCGCAGGAAGACCACGAGGAGTTGCGCCAGTCCTTGCAGCGGGGCTACCGGGATGTCCTGATCAGTTACTTCAAGGACCCCGCGGCGGCGAACCAGGCGATTGAGAGCTTCGTGCACAGCGCGTTCTTCTGCGATCTGCCGGTCAACAGCGTTGTTGAAATCCACGTCGATCTCATGGATTCCTTCTGGAAGCAACTGCGACTGGAAGGCCATAAAAACGATTTTCTTCAGGATTACAGGCTTGCGCTCTTGGACGTCATGGCCCATTTGTGTGAGATGTACAGGCGTTCGATTCCCCCAGATACCCCGTTGGCTGAGCCACCGCCCGGTGAGGTCAGTGCGTAG
- the kaiB gene encoding circadian clock protein KaiB: MSPRKTYILKLYVAGNTPNSMRALKTLRNILDTEFQGVYALKVIDVLKNPQLAEEDKILATPTLSKILPPPVRRIIGDLSDRERVLIGLDLLFEELSDEALAESFADEDVVGDLV; encoded by the coding sequence ATGAGTCCACGCAAGACCTACATCCTCAAGCTCTATGTGGCGGGGAATACGCCGAACTCGATGCGTGCACTCAAAACCCTGCGCAACATCCTCGATACGGAGTTTCAAGGGGTATATGCCTTGAAGGTGATTGATGTGCTCAAAAACCCCCAACTCGCTGAAGAAGACAAGATTCTGGCGACGCCCACGCTCTCGAAAATTCTTCCGCCGCCCGTGCGCCGGATTATTGGTGACTTGTCCGACCGAGAGCGGGTTTTGATTGGTTTGGACCTCTTGTTTGAGGAACTCAGTGATGAGGCCTTGGCTGAGTCCTTTGCCGATGAGGATGTGGTGGGAGATCTTGTGTGA
- the kaiC gene encoding circadian clock protein KaiC yields MQDPSPQSKSLSSLQKLPTGIEGFDDVCQGGLPIGRSTLISGTSGTGKTVFSLNFLYNGIRQFDEPGIFVTFEESPLDILRNAASFGWNLQEMVEQDKLFLLDASPDPEGQDVAGSFDLSGLIERINYAIRKYKARRVAIDSITAVFQQYDAVSVVRREIFRLIARLKEIGVTTVMTTERIDEYGPIARYGVEEFVSDNVVILRNVLEGERRRRTVEILKLRGTTHMKGEFPFTMGSHGISVFPLGAMRLTQRSSNVRVSSGVPRLDEMCGGGFFKDSIILATGATGTGKTLLVSKFVENACANKERAILFAYEESRAQLLRNATSWGIDFEEMERQGLLKIICAYPESTGLEDHLQIIKTEISQFKPSRMAIDSLSALARGVSHNAFRQFVIGVTGYAKQEEIAGFFTNTSEEFMGSHSITDSHISTITDTILLLQYVEIRGEMARALNVFKMRGSWHDKGIREFVITSNGPEIKDSFSNFERIISGVPHRINHDERSELSRIVKGVGEDQF; encoded by the coding sequence ATGCAGGACCCCAGCCCACAATCCAAAAGTCTGTCCTCGCTGCAAAAGCTGCCGACGGGGATTGAGGGCTTTGATGATGTTTGCCAGGGGGGCTTGCCCATTGGTCGCTCCACGCTGATTAGCGGGACATCCGGTACGGGTAAGACGGTCTTCTCGCTGAACTTTCTCTACAACGGCATCCGTCAGTTCGACGAGCCCGGCATTTTTGTCACGTTTGAAGAGTCGCCGCTCGATATTCTTCGCAACGCCGCCAGCTTTGGCTGGAATCTGCAGGAGATGGTCGAGCAGGACAAGTTGTTTCTGCTGGATGCCTCTCCGGATCCAGAAGGGCAGGACGTTGCCGGCAGTTTTGACCTCTCCGGTCTGATCGAGCGGATCAACTACGCGATTCGCAAGTACAAGGCTCGTCGCGTGGCGATCGATTCGATCACGGCGGTCTTTCAGCAGTACGACGCCGTCTCGGTCGTCCGCCGCGAAATCTTCCGCTTGATTGCACGCCTGAAGGAGATCGGTGTCACCACGGTGATGACCACCGAGCGCATTGATGAGTACGGCCCGATTGCTCGCTACGGAGTGGAGGAGTTTGTCAGCGACAACGTGGTGATCCTCCGCAACGTGCTGGAGGGTGAGCGGCGCCGGCGCACGGTGGAGATCCTCAAGCTACGCGGCACGACCCACATGAAGGGCGAGTTCCCCTTCACCATGGGCTCCCACGGCATCAGTGTCTTCCCGCTGGGGGCGATGCGCTTGACCCAGCGCAGCTCCAATGTGCGGGTCAGCTCCGGTGTCCCCCGCCTCGATGAGATGTGCGGTGGCGGTTTCTTCAAGGACTCGATCATCCTGGCGACCGGTGCCACCGGTACGGGTAAGACCCTGCTGGTCAGCAAATTTGTCGAAAATGCCTGCGCCAATAAGGAGCGGGCGATCCTGTTTGCCTACGAGGAATCCCGCGCCCAACTGCTGCGCAATGCCACCAGTTGGGGCATTGATTTTGAAGAGATGGAGCGCCAGGGGCTCCTCAAAATCATCTGCGCCTATCCGGAATCAACGGGCCTGGAGGATCACCTCCAGATCATCAAAACGGAAATCAGTCAGTTCAAGCCCTCCCGGATGGCCATTGACTCCCTCTCGGCTTTGGCTCGAGGCGTGAGTCATAACGCCTTCAGGCAGTTTGTGATTGGTGTGACTGGCTACGCTAAGCAAGAAGAGATCGCTGGCTTCTTTACCAATACCTCTGAGGAGTTCATGGGGAGCCACTCCATTACGGACTCCCATATTTCGACGATTACCGACACCATTCTCTTGCTCCAGTACGTCGAGATCCGCGGCGAAATGGCCCGTGCGCTCAACGTCTTCAAGATGCGTGGTTCCTGGCACGACAAGGGAATCCGAGAATTCGTCATCACCAGCAACGGGCCTGAAATTAAGGATTCCTTCTCCAACTTTGAGCGGATCATCAGTGGTGTCCCGCACCGCATCAATCACGACGAGCGCAGCGAACTGTCGCGCATCGTGAAAGGGGTGGGTGAGGATCAGTTCTAG
- the nblS gene encoding two-component system sensor histidine kinase NblS, whose amino-acid sequence MTSSYAPLAPRRWWQSLVRWWAEFSLQTKLLAAATLVVSLVMTAITFFALNGIQADVRMSDTRYARDLGLLLSANVTPLVAQGNDRELAAVAERFWKSSRSLRYIFFADPDGVIYLGIPISGTTGSSELLLSRKLELPEELSKRPQNPLIRQHLTPDGQVTDVFVPLVANGRYMGVLALGINPNEAALASAALSREVTVAVFISIWILVILGAVFNALTITQPVKELLRGVRSIAGGDFEARIALPVGGELGELLDGFNDMASQLEAYNEANIEELTAAQVKQQSLIATMADGALLLDSEGRVVLVNPTARRLFRWEGRNLEGTRLMEELPEGLNVELQAPLESLLENDKESTDVRCSFGEPPRTLRIVLQSVRDASGETLKGIAVTIQDLTREVELNAAQSRFISNVSHELRTPLFNIKSYVETLHDMGEQLSEEDRRDFLAIANAETDRLTRLVNDVLDLSRLESDRAWSMEAVELAPAMEQTLRNYKLNAKEKGVALELHASEELPRVRGNWDLLLQVLDNLVGNGLKFTAAGGSLGLRAYPWPDTCTIDPSTASNPENPACELTAPLPKLRVEISDTGSGISREDQEKIFDRFYRVENAVHTEVGTGLGLSIVRGILEKHGATIRMVSELNVGTTFWFDLPLEDADDTELRLQAERRYSSNLGDGI is encoded by the coding sequence TTGACCAGCAGCTACGCCCCGCTTGCCCCTCGCCGTTGGTGGCAGAGCCTGGTGCGCTGGTGGGCGGAATTCAGCCTCCAGACCAAGTTGCTGGCGGCCGCCACCCTGGTGGTCAGCCTGGTGATGACCGCGATCACCTTTTTCGCGCTGAATGGCATTCAGGCGGATGTGCGCATGAGCGACACCCGCTACGCCCGCGACCTCGGACTGCTGCTCTCCGCCAACGTCACCCCATTGGTCGCCCAGGGCAACGACCGGGAGCTGGCCGCCGTCGCCGAGCGGTTCTGGAAATCCAGTCGAAGCCTTCGCTACATCTTTTTCGCCGACCCCGATGGGGTCATCTACCTCGGGATCCCGATCAGCGGCACCACGGGCAGCAGTGAGCTGCTGCTCAGTCGCAAGCTGGAGCTGCCCGAGGAGCTCTCCAAGCGTCCGCAGAACCCGCTTATCCGGCAGCACCTGACCCCCGACGGCCAGGTCACCGACGTCTTTGTGCCCCTCGTGGCCAACGGGCGCTACATGGGTGTGCTGGCCCTGGGGATCAACCCCAACGAAGCCGCCCTGGCCAGTGCCGCCTTAAGCCGCGAGGTCACCGTGGCGGTCTTCATCTCGATCTGGATCCTGGTGATCCTGGGGGCCGTCTTCAACGCCCTGACCATCACCCAACCGGTCAAGGAATTACTGCGGGGTGTGCGCTCCATCGCGGGCGGGGATTTCGAAGCCCGGATCGCGCTCCCTGTGGGTGGTGAATTGGGCGAATTGCTCGACGGCTTCAACGACATGGCCTCCCAGCTGGAGGCCTACAACGAAGCCAACATCGAGGAGCTGACCGCGGCCCAGGTGAAGCAGCAATCCCTGATCGCCACCATGGCGGATGGGGCCTTGCTGCTGGATTCCGAAGGACGGGTGGTGCTGGTGAATCCCACCGCCCGGCGCCTCTTCCGCTGGGAGGGCCGCAATCTGGAGGGCACCCGCTTGATGGAGGAACTGCCCGAAGGGCTCAATGTCGAGCTGCAGGCCCCCCTCGAGAGCCTGCTGGAGAACGACAAAGAGAGCACGGACGTGCGCTGCAGCTTCGGCGAACCGCCCCGCACCCTGCGCATCGTTCTCCAGTCGGTGCGGGATGCCAGCGGCGAAACCCTCAAGGGCATCGCAGTCACCATCCAAGACCTCACCCGGGAGGTGGAACTCAACGCCGCCCAGAGCCGTTTCATCAGCAACGTCTCCCACGAGCTGCGGACACCGCTGTTCAACATCAAGAGCTACGTCGAAACCCTCCATGACATGGGGGAGCAGCTCAGCGAGGAGGACCGGCGTGACTTCCTGGCCATCGCCAATGCCGAGACCGATCGCCTCACCCGTCTGGTGAATGACGTGCTCGATCTCTCCCGACTGGAGAGCGATCGGGCCTGGTCGATGGAGGCGGTGGAGCTGGCCCCCGCGATGGAGCAAACCCTTCGCAACTACAAACTGAACGCCAAGGAAAAAGGTGTCGCCCTCGAACTGCATGCCAGCGAGGAGCTGCCGCGGGTGCGGGGGAATTGGGACCTGCTGCTGCAGGTCTTGGACAACCTCGTGGGCAACGGCCTGAAATTCACAGCCGCCGGGGGCAGCCTCGGCCTGCGGGCCTACCCCTGGCCGGACACCTGCACCATCGACCCCAGCACCGCCTCCAATCCGGAGAACCCCGCCTGCGAACTGACCGCACCCTTGCCGAAGCTGCGGGTGGAGATCTCCGACACCGGCTCAGGCATCTCCCGCGAAGATCAAGAGAAGATTTTTGATCGCTTCTACCGGGTCGAGAACGCCGTTCACACCGAAGTCGGCACGGGCCTGGGCCTCTCGATTGTGCGGGGCATCCTCGAGAAACACGGCGCCACAATTCGCATGGTCAGCGAACTCAATGTGGGCACCACCTTCTGGTTTGACCTCCCACTAGAGGATGCAGACGACACGGAACTGAGGCTCCAAGCCGAGCGCCGCTACAGCAGCAATTTGGGAGACGGGATCTAG
- the purD gene encoding phosphoribosylamine--glycine ligase: MTATAAPQHVLVVGGGGRENALAWALARSAGVQQVWVAPGNGGTAELEGCIQLAISEGDQEALLKTCQEQSIDLVVVGPEAPLAAGLADRLRDAGFAVFGPGADGAQLEASKQWAKALMVEAGIPTAGYWKANSREEALSALEAQGKPLVVKADGLAAGKGVTVAESVDEARAAIEEIFAGRFGGDASLVLEERTHGPEVSVFALSDGERMVLLPPAQDHKRIGEGDVGPNTGGMGAYAPAPLLDQAGLEEVKRLVLEPTLAALQARGIIYRGVIYAGLMLTETGPSVIEFNCRFGDPECETLMPLMGPEFAAVLLACATGQLATAPSLTIALQCSACVIAAAQGYPGEIRKGDPITSQVVNGTDLQLFHAGTRRDDAGVCHTNGGRVLAMVAQAGDFDAAFAKAYAGLEQVHFEGITYRRDIGHQVRSN, translated from the coding sequence ATGACCGCGACCGCTGCCCCGCAACACGTGCTGGTCGTCGGAGGGGGCGGACGGGAGAACGCCCTGGCCTGGGCCCTCGCCCGCAGCGCCGGCGTCCAACAGGTCTGGGTCGCCCCCGGCAATGGCGGCACCGCAGAACTGGAGGGCTGCATTCAGCTGGCCATCAGCGAGGGCGATCAGGAGGCCCTGCTGAAGACCTGCCAAGAACAAAGCATTGACTTGGTGGTGGTGGGCCCCGAAGCACCCCTCGCCGCCGGCCTCGCGGATCGGCTGCGTGACGCCGGATTTGCCGTGTTTGGGCCCGGTGCAGACGGTGCCCAGTTGGAGGCCAGCAAGCAGTGGGCCAAAGCGCTGATGGTGGAAGCCGGCATCCCCACGGCCGGCTACTGGAAAGCCAACAGCCGCGAGGAAGCCCTCAGCGCCCTCGAGGCCCAGGGCAAGCCCCTGGTGGTGAAGGCCGATGGACTGGCCGCCGGCAAGGGGGTGACCGTGGCGGAGAGCGTGGACGAGGCCCGCGCCGCCATTGAAGAGATCTTTGCGGGACGCTTCGGCGGCGACGCCTCCCTGGTCTTGGAGGAACGCACCCATGGCCCCGAGGTCTCGGTCTTTGCCCTCAGCGATGGGGAGCGGATGGTGCTGCTGCCCCCCGCCCAGGACCACAAACGCATCGGTGAGGGCGACGTCGGCCCGAACACCGGCGGAATGGGGGCCTACGCCCCGGCACCGCTCCTGGACCAGGCCGGTCTCGAGGAGGTGAAGCGGCTCGTGCTCGAGCCCACCCTGGCGGCCCTTCAGGCCCGGGGAATCATCTACCGCGGCGTGATCTACGCGGGGCTGATGCTCACCGAGACCGGACCCAGCGTGATCGAGTTCAACTGCCGCTTCGGCGATCCGGAATGCGAGACCTTGATGCCGCTGATGGGACCGGAGTTCGCGGCGGTGCTGTTGGCCTGCGCCACGGGACAACTGGCCACGGCCCCCAGCTTGACGATCGCCCTGCAGTGCAGCGCCTGCGTGATCGCCGCCGCCCAGGGGTATCCCGGGGAGATCCGCAAGGGGGATCCCATCACGAGCCAGGTGGTGAACGGGACCGATCTGCAGCTCTTCCATGCCGGAACCCGCCGGGATGACGCCGGGGTCTGCCACACCAATGGGGGCCGAGTGCTGGCGATGGTGGCCCAAGCCGGTGACTTTGATGCGGCCTTTGCCAAGGCCTACGCCGGGCTTGAGCAGGTGCACTTTGAGGGCATCACCTACCGGCGGGACATCGGCCACCAGGTCCGCAGCAACTAA
- the purC gene encoding phosphoribosylaminoimidazolesuccinocarboxamide synthase: MTAYTLGSLLYEGKAKRVYQTDQTDLVAVEYKDDATAFNALKKAQLAGKGLMNCQISARLFELLEREGIATHYLSLQEPNWMLVKPVQIVPVEVVVRNIAFGSLCKQMPIEPGTPLDPPLLDLYYKDDAYGDPLLTDARLERLGVLTAPQRQELERLAMAVNMALRRFFAEIALELVDFKIELGFTTDGQLVVADEISPDTCRLWDRNVSGDAQERILDKDRFRQDLGGVVEAYGEVLKRVQAACPAPRSGK; encoded by the coding sequence ATGACCGCTTACACCCTCGGATCGCTCCTCTACGAAGGCAAGGCCAAGCGGGTCTATCAGACCGATCAAACCGATTTGGTGGCGGTCGAATACAAGGACGACGCCACCGCCTTTAACGCCTTGAAGAAGGCCCAGCTGGCGGGCAAGGGGCTGATGAACTGTCAGATCTCCGCGCGGCTGTTTGAGTTGCTCGAGCGTGAGGGGATTGCGACCCACTACCTCTCTCTGCAGGAACCCAACTGGATGTTGGTGAAGCCGGTTCAGATCGTTCCGGTGGAAGTGGTGGTGCGGAATATCGCCTTTGGCTCCCTCTGCAAGCAGATGCCGATCGAGCCCGGCACCCCGCTGGATCCCCCCCTGCTCGATCTCTATTACAAAGACGATGCCTACGGCGATCCTCTGCTGACCGACGCGCGCCTGGAGCGTCTGGGTGTGCTGACCGCGCCGCAGCGCCAGGAGCTGGAGCGCCTGGCCATGGCCGTGAACATGGCCCTACGGCGTTTCTTCGCCGAGATCGCCCTGGAGCTGGTGGACTTCAAGATCGAGCTGGGCTTCACCACGGACGGTCAACTGGTGGTGGCCGACGAGATCAGTCCCGACACCTGCCGGCTCTGGGATCGCAACGTCAGCGGTGACGCCCAGGAGCGAATTTTGGACAAAGACCGTTTCCGCCAGGATCTCGGCGGTGTGGTCGAGGCCTACGGGGAGGTTCTCAAACGGGTCCAAGCCGCCTGCCCAGCACCCCGTTCAGGCAAGTAA